The window GTGCTCTGAGTTGGGAAGTAGAGGATGGTAAACCAGCAGAAGATGAAGACACCTGTCACGGAGAGAGGGCTTCAGTGAGCCTGGGGCAGGCCACGAGAACTAGAGACATGCACGCTCTCGTGGAAAAATAATTAGGCAAAAATGGGCCTACTCCTCACAAAGCACCAAGCAACCATCCTAGAAGTGAAAACAACAACAGTTACCTGGAAATAAAATAGCCACATATATCTATTGCACGCAAGACAGAGCAAATGAAAGGCATTTCCAGACCTACACCAAACTACTACCATTCTAGTGGGTTCTCCCACTACCCTTCTATAAAGCATTACTACAGGATGTGTTTCcgcaagaagaggaggaaagatgtGGAGTGGAGGAAATTAGAATAGGCTACCTCCTGGGGCCTCCCTGGAAGAGAGCCTTACCTTGCAGGGAGTTGAGAAGGGCAAAGACATAGATGGTGGACAGGCCCAGAGGCGTGAGGATGGCCAGTCCCCAGGTCATGCCCACCAGGCTTGAGAGGCCCAGCACGGTGAGGACTGCCTTCCAGTTCTGCCCCGGCTCCTTGCCCGCTGTGACACTGGACAGACTGAAGATTTTCCAAGCCACCATGGCTAGCACCCCGGCACTGAAGAGGAAGGTGATGAGGAAGTAGCTGTGGACGGTGACATAAAGGGCCGCTTCTTTTTGGAACCAACAcctggaggaggtggagggctACTGTGACTAGGGGAGGTAACCTCTGAGCAGCAAGCCCCAGAAGGCTCCCTGCCTAGCCCTTAGTGACCAAGAAGATGCCACCCCACTTTCCCATCCAACCACCCTCTCCCGCTCTCCTGATGGGGATGAGCCACCCACAGGTCCAGCCACCATTGGGGTGACAGGACCAAGTCAGCCCCAGAGGCCATTTTATTACTGCAAAGTACTGTGTCCACCCCTGAACTAGCTGCCACCCTATAAGTTGCAAAGTTTGGTGTAAACATCCAGCCGTTGGCTCATCCTGTGGAGCCCGCCTGGAGCCCAAGGGCAGCTCTTCCACACCAAGTATCTCCCCCATCCCCTGttgtccccccccacacacacacacttgcatgcaTCTAAATGACCTGTTCCTCCTGCATCTGGGGCCCGGgagacaggccccaggcctggctccACCAGTCCATCCTAATGCAGAGCCCTGGCCCAGGGGTGGGTACCACAAGAGGTCACCAGTGGGCATCTGGGTGAGCCCAGATGTTCTGCTCCCTGCCCTGCAGGAGGCCTGAAGGGCATCTGCTTTCCACGGTAcagatggggagactgaggcttTGTGAGACATCAGGCTTGCGCAAGGTCCTACCCATTGCACTCAGCAGTAGGGCCTGGCTCGGGCCAGGGCTGTTCCAACTTGTAGGTAGGTTATGCCTTGCACAAGGGCATCTGGGTGACAGGCAGGTTGAAATCCCAGGCTCCTCTCACCAGCCTGAGCACCGGGCATGGCGCCGGGGCCATCTCTCTTACTTAGCCCAAGGGGGGATCATAGAAGACGGGGGTGGCCCAGGCTAGAGAAAGGCATTCTGTCTCCTgcttcattcccctctccctgctCAGAGCACCCCtctcccttttcatttttctttctaggcctcagtttacccagctaGGCCGCCAGCCAGTAGGATGTGAGGAACCTGTATACCCAGACGAACTTGCCCTCTCTTCCTAGGATTCCCTCCTCCCTTGCCTTGAGACTTAAGCTAGGGTTTGACTACCCCcattccccgccacccccactcaCAACTCCAGCGAGGTGCGGTTTTCCTGGTCACGGATGGTGTAAAGCCCATAGCTGTTGGCACTGCCAGTGCCAATGACCACGAGGGCAGGCAGGCCTAGGCGTGAGGGGAAGATACGTGGCATTGTCTCAGCCCCCTTGGTATATGCCCCTCTGACCCCCTCCAGCCACCattcccccccagccctgggcttattgaaaagagaacatttctttcccCCCTATCCCCCAGTGGTCCACCCTCTCTGCCACCTCCAGtctccccacccctgcagctcctACCCCAGCCTAGCAGGCCCAGCTTCAGGAAGTAATGTCCAAAGTAAGTGTTGAAGACCCGGATGGTGAGCAGGTAGAGGTGGAAGGCTTCCAGACCCATCCAGGTGAAGGTACAGAGTAAGAAGTAATGGAAAATGGCAGCCCGGACCCGACAGGAAGCAGGAGAGCCTTGCGAGCTGCTCCCTGAATTGACCAGGAAGGCTAGATTCAGGAGGAAGAGGCTGCCGCTCAGAGCCACGTGGATCTTGGGGGCATCTTCCGACTTGAACCTTTGCAGGGAGAGCCTGAGGTGAGAAAGGGTAATGAGAGACCCCGAGGAATGGCAGCTTCTGTGGGAGAGCCCAAGCCCAGCCACCCCACCATCTTGGATCCATCCTCATGACCCTGGCTTTCATGGCCAGATTGTGCTTGGTGGTCCAGATAAACCCCTGCCAGCAGCCAGGGAGGAACGTCTGACCCtgagagtacacacacacacgtgtgcatgtgcacacacgtgtgagcATGCACCCATGGGTACGCACACGAGTGGGTTTGTTCTAGTCGGTGGGTCTGCACCACTGCtgcccccttctggttttctgtactAAGTTTTGTGCCATAGCAGGGAGTTGGAGAAAGAGACCACACACTGAGCAATTTCTGCAATCTCTGGTTAGTCTATAATTATTTCAGAAtgaactatttttaaagaaacacctCAATGTGGGGTCGTTATTTCTGTCACAGCATCTATGCCACTGTGACATGAGTCACTCCTGAGGCTCTGAGTGGGGAATTTTATGACATGGGTGACAGGGAAGAGGAAATTGTGAGAGGCAGAGAAAAAGAAGTCCTGAAGTGGGATGGCTTACTTGAACTCCTGGATCTAACCTTGCCTGAAGGCCACACAACTTGGGTTTTTCAATTATATGAACCAATACAGGCTTTATTGTGATTAGGTCAATCTAGGTTGCATACCTGCTATTTACCACTGAAATGACTGACAGGTGTTTACCCCAAGCCCTACTTTGTCATGGCGACttaaggagaggaggggctgggtgctagtgactcacgcctataatcctaggatgAGATCTAgggcctcagttcaaagccagcccaggtatgaaaagtccatgagactcttatctccagtcaatcaccagaaaatcagaagtggcactgtggctcaaagtggtaaagcactagccttgaacagaagagctcaaggacagcgcccaggcctgaatttcaagccccacaactaaaaaaaagaaagaaagaaagaaaggaaaggaaaggaaaaggaagaaaaaggaaagaaaaggaaaggcagaaagaaaagaggacaggAGAGCTGTGGGAATGAGGCAGCTCATCAGGGCACCTTTCACTCTGCCCTCTGTCTCCCTGGGGCAGCACCAGGGTCACCCACCTCAGGATCGTGTAGAGAAGCATGGTGAAGGCCAAGAAGATCATGGAGACGCCACAGCCTGCCTGGGAGATGCGCGTGAGGACCTGCACGGTGGCCATGTCCAAGACTGGCCGCTGTGGATGACCCCAAACCAAGTCGGCATTAGTTAAAGGTGGGGCACACGCACCCCTAAAGGCTCAACCAGGCTGCCTTCTCGGGGTGCGGGAggcctggggcagggcagggcaggcagttACCAGCAGCAGGGCAAAGAAGGTCAGGTGGTCACAGCGGCAGACAGTCCTCTCAGGCCCCAGCTCCGTGGAGCAGCCCTTGGAGTTCCAGTCTCCTGTGGGCcgtaggggaggggaagggagggaaagaggggaacaAGATGAAGGGTGGTGGGGCCTGGCCCCCAGAGCCCACAGCCTCCCACCCAGCTCACCCCAGAGGGTCCTCCAGGCCCTACCTTTGGTCCTATCCCAGAACACACAGGTGAGGATCATGTTCTGAAACCAGAGAGTGGGGgtcaagagaggaaggaggggctccCAAGGGTGTAGCCCATGTGTGCATTAGATGGAAGGTCCTCGGGTGGTTTGCATGGGAAAACTGActaactgctgtgtgtgtgtgtgtgtgtgtgtgaaactgatgtgcgtgtgtgtgtgtattgctactggggcttgaactcagggcctgggcaatgtccctgagctttgtcgctcagggctggtgccctgctacttgagccacagctctaagtctggctttttggtggttaattggagataagagtctcacggattttcctgcccgggctgacttcaaactatgatcctcagtctcagcctcaggtagggtacaggtgtgagccctggcaCCGGGCTGACGGCTTCCCTTGCCGGCCTCTGCACCAGCTTGTGAGAGTACAGTGTGGTGTGAGCTGGGGGTCAGGGGAGGGCCTGTCTGCACATGGGCCCTCGGGGAGCACTGTATGGATGCCCGCGGCTGGGTGTGTGCACCGCTGTGAGCACTGGAGTGGGAGGGGCCACAGGTGCATGCGCACGTGTATGCCTGATCACAGTGTGTACATGGCCCTCATGGCTGCtcctgggtgtgtggggggggcctTGTGTCTGCTCCGAGCTCATGAGAGGCAGGTGGGGGACTCACAGGGGGCTGACGCTGGTGGGAGAAGGTGATCTCCAGAGGCTCTGACAGCCCCGTGATGGGCGTGTGGCCCACCCTCAGCCCCACCACGTGATTGTTCAGCACACGACTGCCTTCGTCCAAGAGGAGCCGGGGGCCCTGCAAGGGAGACAGGGGAGGCCAGGCTGCAGGAGGCGCTATCCCAGCCCATCCCAGCAGCTCAGGACCTGGGGCCATCGCCTGGAAGACAGTCTGAGGCTAAGGGACAAAGAGGACAGGGGACATGGGCCCCCTTCCTTCTGCTACTCGCTGTCATCTTGCTTACACTGGCCTGGGCTCTACGGGCCAAGTCACCTGTGGCTAGCGGTGCACCTGACAGTTCTCCATTGCTGAACTTCAGAGCCCCTCTTAGCTGGACGGGcacaggctaagattagccaagAAGTAGGGGGTTAGGGAGTATCTCTCTCCAGGTGGGCAAGTACAATCTTatctggggacacacacacatatctgcaTACAGATGGACAAAACACCCACTCTGGGCCTACCCACCTGGCACACACCTGCAGGCTTACATCTGAGCCTAGGCAGTCAGGGTGACCAGAAGAGAAAAGGGCATACATGCTGCACATAAGGATATATGAACATTTACACCCCATCTACTAGTGGGGAGCACTGGTGTGGTGGGTGCCAGCATGCATCTGCAGTCCATGAACTCCAGAGACCTGGCTCCATTAGAGATCCTGGACAGGTGGAGGCTTGCCCCTCTCCTCCATTATGCAAAGTCTGCAGCAAGGACAGGTTGGAACCTGGCAAATCTCCCCAGAGTCTCCAGCAGACCTCCTACCTTGAAGACATCTCCCATGTTGATGTCCAGGACGGTTATGGCCAACCGGACCGTAGACCCATTGTTGGGCAGGGTTGCAAAAAGGCTCTTGGGAAGGCGGACTCGGTCAGGGGGCTCTTCCTCATCCTTGGCCACCTGCCTTGGGACCTGTGACCACACACCCCATGGCTGTCATCTTACCCCAAGGATGCCAGCCTCCAGCACTGGTCCTGCCACTACCCCACGTTGGGAGCAAGGGCAGCTCAGAAAGACACATGAAGTCACAAGACTGCATTCCTGTCTGCCCAACACattaagaagaaggaaaaaatctAAGGATGGTCAAAATATTCAGAACTTCCGCAGCAATCACCAGGCacgactttttttttccttctccgaGCTTCTCGGTGCCCTGAGGCTGCGGTGTGGTGGCCCCTGATCCAGCCTCCAAAAACGCCCAGGAGCATCGCAACAGGGGAGGCAAGCGTGGAGGCCAATGGTTCTCATTTGGACTTCAGGCCTCATTAGAGGGACATGGGGCCAGGctccaggggctcacgcctgtcatcctagctactcaggaggctgggatatgaggatcgtggtttgaagccagccccagcaggaaaagtgtgtgagactctttatctccaatggagCACAAAATGCtgcaactggagctgtggctcaagtggtagagcattagttttgagcaccaaagctcagggacaagggcccaagccctgagttcaagtcccaggactggcacaaaataaaaagaacatgtgGGGGAGTCTGAGGTCTGTGCACACTCCACACTGAGCAGCTTGGGTAATGTAAAAAAGTATTGCAGAAGGCCCTCTCTGTCTTGCATTTCCCCTTCAGACTGAGGAAACCCTTGATGAGGAGCAGTTTGCCTGATGTCTGGGCCTCTGCCTTCCCCTCGCTGGGACCTGTTGCTAAGCCCTCCTTATTCCAAGAATTCTCCCGGTATTATCTCACTTGTTTCTCCCTGTGAACTTGAAAGTGGGagataaataatatccatcatcttacagatgaggaaatggacaCTTGGAAAAGTAGCCTGCTACCAGGTGCAGTgtgcatgcctctaatcctagccattcagtaGGCAGAGAGCAGGAAGATCACGGCCTGAGGCTGGCCatgacaaaaagttagcaagacctcatcttgaCAAACAAGCTGGGTACGATGGTttatacctgtgatcctaacgaggtggaaggctgaggtaggaggatctctgTTTGAGGccaaggggcagggaggggaggggatggttGTCTGGAGATAGGACACAAGCagtgatcctgag is drawn from Perognathus longimembris pacificus isolate PPM17 chromosome 10, ASM2315922v1, whole genome shotgun sequence and contains these coding sequences:
- the Adgrg3 gene encoding adhesion G protein-coupled receptor G3; protein product: MASGLGQPQMATLRGLGALLLLLLPSGNQLPSEQPRTPCQLTMEYQYDSFYVEDIAHCFTKCSQWGSEPCDVDNLQRYWLHYESYLVERSSMEIVNMPFVKALVQNVSTDLSEDLLFSLKSSQVPRQVAKDEEEPPDRVRLPKSLFATLPNNGSTVRLAITVLDINMGDVFKGPRLLLDEGSRVLNNHVVGLRVGHTPITGLSEPLEITFSHQRQPPNMILTCVFWDRTKGDWNSKGCSTELGPERTVCRCDHLTFFALLLRPVLDMATVQVLTRISQAGCGVSMIFLAFTMLLYTILRLSLQRFKSEDAPKIHVALSGSLFLLNLAFLVNSGSSSQGSPASCRVRAAIFHYFLLCTFTWMGLEAFHLYLLTIRVFNTYFGHYFLKLGLLGWGLPALVVIGTGSANSYGLYTIRDQENRTSLELCWFQKEAALYVTVHSYFLITFLFSAGVLAMVAWKIFSLSSVTAGKEPGQNWKAVLTVLGLSSLVGMTWGLAILTPLGLSTIYVFALLNSLQGVFIFCWFTILYFPTQSTTSSSSGTARLDQAHSMSQE